Proteins from a single region of Lelliottia sp. JS-SCA-14:
- the gltB gene encoding glutamate synthase large subunit → MLYDKSLEKDNCGFGLIAHIEGEPSHKVVRTAIHALARMQHRGAILADGKTGDGCGLLLQKPDRFFRIVAEERGWRLAKNYAVGMLFLNQDPEKAAASRRIVEEELQRETLSIVGWRNVPTNEGVLGEIALSSLPRIEQIFVNAPAGWRPRDMERRLFIARRRIEKRLQEDKEFYVCSLSNLVNIYKGLCMPADLPRFYLDLADLRLESAICLFHQRFSTNTVPRWPLAQPFRYLAHNGEINTITGNRQWARARTYKFQTPLIPDLHDAAPFVNETGSDSSSMDNMLELLLAGGMDIVRAMRLLVPPAWQNNPDMDPDLRAFFDFNSMHMEPWDGPAGIVMSDGRYAACNLDRNGLRPARYVITKDKLITCASEVGIWDYQPDEVVEKGRVGPGELMVIDTRSGRILHSAETDDDLKSRHPYKEWMETNVRRLVPFEDLSNEEVGSRELDDDTLASYQKQFNYSAEELDSVIRVLGENGQEAVGSMGDDTPFAVLSSQPRIIYDYFRQQFAQVTNPPIDPLREAHVMSLATSIGREMNVFCEAEGQAHRLSFKSPILLYSDFKQLTTMTEDHYRADTLDITFDVTETSLEETVKALCDQAEQMVRNGTVLLVLSDRNIAKNRLPVPAPMAVGAIQTRLVDKSLRCDANIIVETASARDPHHFAVLLGFGATAIYPYLAYETLAKLVDTHAIEKDYRAVMLNYRNGINKGLYKIMSKMGISTIASYRCSKLFEAVGLHDDVADLCFQGVISRIGGAGFSDFQQDLMNLSKRAWLARKPLDQGGLLKYVHGGEYHAYNPDVVKTLQEAVQSGEYSDYQQYSKLVNERPAATLRDLLAVNPNGETVSINDVEPASELYKRFDTAAMSIGALSPEAHEALAEAMNSIGGNSNSGEGGEDPARYGTNKVSRIKQVASGRFGVTPAYLVNADVIQIKVAQGAKPGEGGQLPGDKVTPYIAKLRYSVPGVTLISPPPHHDIYSIEDLAQLIFDLKQVNPKAMISVKLVSEPGVGTIATGVAKAYADLITIAGYDGGTGASPLSSVKYAGCPWELGLVETQQALVANGLRHKIRLQVDGGLKTGLDIIKAAILGAESFGFGTGPMVALGCKYLRICHLNNCATGVATQDEKLRKNHYHGLPFKVTNYFEFIARETRELMAQLGVKRLVDLIGRTDLLKELEGFTAKQQKLELSRLLETAEPHAGKAVYCTENNPPFDNGVLNAQLLQQAKSYVDDKQSKTFWFDIRNTDRSVGATLSGYIAQTHGDQGLAADPIVAHFSGTAGQSFGVWNAGGVELYLTGDANDYVGKGMAGGLLAVRPPVGSAFRSHEASIIGNTCLYGATGGRLFAAGRAGERFAVRNSGAITVVEGIGDNGCEYMTGGIVCVMGKTGVNFGAGMTGGFAYVLDEDGEFRKRVNPELVEVLDVETLAIHEEHLRGLITEHVQHTGSSRGEEILANWPAFSAKFALVKPKSSDVKALLGHRSRSAAELRVQAQ, encoded by the coding sequence ATGTTGTACGATAAATCCCTTGAGAAGGATAACTGTGGTTTCGGCCTGATCGCCCACATAGAAGGCGAACCTAGCCACAAGGTAGTGCGTACCGCTATACACGCACTGGCCCGTATGCAGCACCGTGGTGCAATCCTCGCTGATGGTAAAACCGGCGATGGTTGTGGCTTGCTGCTACAAAAACCGGATCGTTTCTTCCGCATCGTAGCGGAAGAGCGCGGCTGGCGTTTAGCCAAAAACTACGCTGTCGGCATGCTGTTCCTGAATCAGGATCCTGAAAAAGCCGCCGCTTCACGCCGCATCGTCGAAGAAGAACTTCAACGCGAAACCCTGTCAATTGTCGGCTGGCGCAATGTGCCCACCAACGAAGGGGTGCTCGGTGAAATCGCCCTCTCCTCGCTGCCACGAATTGAACAGATTTTTGTGAATGCGCCTGCGGGCTGGCGTCCGCGCGATATGGAACGCCGCCTGTTCATTGCCCGTCGCCGCATTGAAAAACGTTTGCAGGAAGATAAAGAGTTCTACGTCTGTAGCCTCTCCAACCTGGTAAACATCTATAAAGGTCTGTGTATGCCGGCTGACCTGCCGCGCTTCTACCTGGACCTCGCGGACCTGCGTCTGGAATCGGCCATTTGCCTGTTCCACCAGCGCTTCTCCACCAACACCGTCCCTCGCTGGCCGCTGGCTCAGCCGTTCCGCTATCTGGCGCACAACGGCGAGATCAACACCATCACCGGCAACCGCCAGTGGGCGCGTGCGCGTACCTATAAGTTCCAGACTCCGCTGATCCCGGATCTGCATGACGCCGCTCCATTCGTCAACGAAACAGGCTCCGACTCAAGTTCCATGGATAATATGCTGGAACTGCTGCTGGCTGGCGGGATGGATATCGTCCGTGCGATGCGTCTGCTTGTTCCGCCAGCCTGGCAGAACAACCCGGATATGGACCCGGACCTGCGCGCATTCTTCGACTTTAACTCCATGCACATGGAGCCGTGGGATGGCCCGGCAGGTATCGTGATGTCCGATGGACGCTACGCCGCCTGTAACCTCGACCGTAACGGTCTGCGCCCGGCGCGCTACGTCATCACCAAAGATAAGCTGATCACCTGCGCCTCCGAAGTCGGGATCTGGGATTACCAGCCTGACGAAGTGGTCGAGAAAGGTCGCGTCGGCCCAGGCGAACTGATGGTTATCGATACCCGCAGCGGGCGCATCCTGCATTCGGCGGAAACCGATGACGATCTGAAAAGCCGCCATCCGTACAAAGAGTGGATGGAGACCAACGTCCGCCGTCTGGTGCCGTTCGAAGACCTGTCGAACGAGGAAGTGGGCAGCCGCGAACTGGACGACGATACCCTCGCCAGCTACCAGAAACAGTTTAACTACAGCGCCGAAGAGCTGGATTCCGTGATCCGCGTGCTCGGCGAGAATGGCCAGGAAGCGGTCGGTTCAATGGGTGACGATACCCCGTTTGCCGTGCTCTCCAGCCAGCCGCGCATCATTTACGACTACTTCCGCCAGCAGTTTGCGCAGGTAACTAACCCGCCAATCGATCCGCTGCGTGAAGCGCACGTGATGTCGCTGGCCACCAGCATCGGTCGCGAGATGAACGTCTTCTGCGAAGCCGAAGGCCAGGCGCACCGCCTGAGCTTTAAGTCGCCGATTCTGCTGTACTCCGATTTCAAACAGCTCACCACCATGACCGAAGATCACTATCGCGCCGACACGCTCGATATTACCTTCGACGTGACCGAAACGAGCCTCGAAGAGACGGTGAAAGCCCTGTGCGATCAGGCCGAGCAGATGGTGCGTAACGGCACCGTTCTGCTGGTGCTGTCCGACCGCAACATCGCCAAAAACCGTCTGCCAGTTCCGGCACCGATGGCGGTGGGCGCGATTCAGACTCGCCTGGTCGATAAGAGCCTGCGCTGCGATGCCAACATCATCGTAGAAACTGCCAGCGCCCGCGACCCGCACCACTTTGCCGTGCTGTTGGGCTTTGGCGCGACGGCCATTTATCCGTACCTGGCGTACGAAACGCTGGCGAAACTGGTCGACACTCACGCGATCGAAAAAGATTACCGCGCGGTGATGCTGAACTACCGTAACGGCATCAACAAAGGCCTGTACAAGATCATGTCCAAAATGGGCATCTCGACCATCGCCTCTTACCGCTGCTCGAAACTCTTCGAAGCCGTCGGTCTGCACGATGACGTCGCGGATCTCTGCTTCCAGGGCGTGATCAGCCGCATCGGCGGGGCGGGTTTCTCTGACTTCCAGCAGGACCTGATGAACCTGTCGAAGCGCGCATGGCTGGCGCGCAAACCGCTGGATCAGGGCGGCTTGCTGAAATACGTTCACGGTGGCGAATACCACGCCTATAACCCGGACGTGGTGAAAACCCTGCAAGAGGCGGTTCAGAGCGGCGAATACAGCGATTATCAGCAATATTCGAAACTGGTTAACGAGCGCCCGGCGGCAACGCTGCGCGATCTGCTGGCGGTGAATCCGAACGGCGAAACCGTCAGTATCAATGACGTTGAACCGGCGAGCGAACTGTATAAACGCTTTGATACGGCAGCGATGTCCATCGGCGCACTCAGCCCGGAAGCACACGAAGCGCTGGCCGAAGCGATGAACAGCATCGGTGGGAACTCGAACTCCGGCGAAGGCGGCGAAGATCCTGCGCGCTATGGCACCAACAAAGTGTCGCGCATCAAGCAGGTGGCCTCCGGTCGCTTTGGCGTGACGCCAGCGTACCTGGTCAACGCCGACGTGATTCAGATTAAAGTCGCTCAGGGTGCAAAACCGGGCGAAGGCGGTCAGTTACCGGGTGACAAAGTCACACCGTACATCGCCAAACTGCGCTACTCGGTGCCGGGCGTGACGCTGATCTCCCCGCCGCCGCACCACGATATCTACTCTATCGAGGATTTGGCGCAGCTGATTTTCGACCTGAAACAGGTCAACCCGAAAGCGATGATCTCCGTGAAGCTGGTTTCCGAACCAGGCGTTGGCACCATCGCCACCGGTGTGGCAAAAGCCTACGCGGATCTGATCACCATCGCGGGCTATGACGGCGGGACAGGCGCAAGCCCACTCTCCTCCGTGAAATACGCGGGTTGTCCGTGGGAGCTGGGCCTGGTGGAAACCCAGCAGGCGCTGGTCGCTAACGGTCTGCGCCACAAGATCCGTCTGCAGGTGGATGGCGGCCTGAAAACCGGTCTCGACATCATCAAAGCCGCGATTCTCGGCGCTGAAAGCTTCGGCTTCGGTACCGGGCCAATGGTGGCGCTGGGCTGTAAATACCTGCGTATTTGTCACCTGAACAACTGCGCAACGGGCGTGGCAACTCAGGACGAAAAACTGCGTAAGAACCACTACCACGGTCTGCCGTTCAAAGTGACCAACTACTTTGAATTCATCGCCCGCGAAACCCGCGAGCTGATGGCGCAGCTGGGCGTGAAGCGTCTGGTAGATCTGATTGGCCGTACCGACCTGCTGAAAGAGCTGGAAGGGTTTACCGCCAAGCAGCAGAAACTGGAGCTGTCCCGTCTGCTGGAAACCGCCGAGCCGCACGCTGGCAAAGCCGTTTACTGCACCGAGAACAACCCACCGTTCGACAACGGCGTGCTGAACGCGCAGCTGTTGCAGCAGGCGAAATCCTACGTTGATGACAAACAGAGCAAAACGTTCTGGTTTGATATCCGCAACACCGACCGCTCTGTGGGGGCAACGCTTTCTGGCTACATCGCGCAAACCCATGGCGATCAGGGGCTGGCAGCCGATCCGATTGTCGCGCACTTCAGCGGGACTGCGGGTCAGAGCTTCGGCGTCTGGAATGCGGGCGGCGTTGAGCTGTACCTGACCGGCGATGCCAACGACTACGTCGGTAAAGGCATGGCGGGCGGTCTGCTGGCGGTGCGTCCTCCGGTCGGTTCTGCGTTCCGCAGCCACGAAGCAAGCATCATCGGTAACACCTGTCTGTACGGCGCGACCGGCGGACGTCTGTTTGCCGCGGGCCGTGCGGGCGAGCGTTTTGCGGTACGTAACTCCGGTGCTATCACCGTTGTGGAAGGTATCGGCGATAACGGCTGTGAATACATGACCGGCGGGATTGTCTGCGTAATGGGCAAAACCGGCGTCAACTTCGGCGCAGGCATGACGGGCGGTTTCGCCTACGTCCTGGACGAAGACGGTGAGTTCCGTAAACGCGTTAACCCGGAACTGGTAGAAGTGCTGGACGTTGAAACACTGGCGATCCACGAAGAGCATCTGCGCGGTCTGATTACCGAGCACGTGCAGCATACCGGTTCTTCCCGCGGGGAAGAGATCCTGGCGAACTGGCCTGCGTTCTCAGCGAAATTCGCGTTGGTTAAACCGAAGTCCAGCGATGTTAAAGCACTGTTGGGTCACCGTAGTCGTAGCGCAGCAGAGCTGCGTGTGCAGGCGCAGTAA
- the nanK gene encoding N-acetylmannosamine kinase — protein MTTLAIDIGGTKLAAALIDDDLQIRERREMPTPASKTPDALRAALKALVEPVMASAHQVAIASTGIIREGTLVSINPHNLGGLLHFPLVQTLASITGLPAMAVNDAQAAAWAEYHAPGIDTQDMVFITVSTGVGGGVVLKGELQTGEGGLAGHLGHTLADPHGPVCGCGRRGCVEAIASGRGIAARAQGELAGLDAKAIFTHALRGHPHARELVAHSARTLARLIADVKAVTDCQTVVVGGSVGLAEGYLSQVAEFLAQEPPVYHVNLRPAFYRNDAGLLGAALLSQGAQQ, from the coding sequence ATGACCACCCTGGCTATTGATATTGGCGGGACCAAACTGGCCGCTGCACTGATCGACGACGATTTACAGATCCGTGAGCGGCGCGAAATGCCTACGCCTGCCAGCAAAACCCCCGACGCGCTGCGCGCTGCCCTAAAAGCGCTGGTGGAACCGGTGATGGCATCGGCGCATCAGGTAGCCATCGCCTCAACGGGGATTATCCGCGAAGGCACGCTGGTGTCGATCAATCCCCATAACCTGGGCGGGCTGTTGCACTTCCCGCTGGTGCAGACGCTGGCGTCAATCACGGGCCTGCCCGCAATGGCGGTGAATGACGCGCAGGCTGCGGCGTGGGCGGAATATCACGCGCCGGGGATAGATACGCAGGATATGGTGTTCATCACCGTCTCCACGGGTGTCGGCGGTGGCGTGGTACTGAAGGGCGAGTTGCAGACGGGTGAAGGAGGGCTCGCCGGACATCTGGGTCATACGCTTGCCGATCCGCACGGTCCGGTTTGCGGCTGTGGTCGCCGGGGATGCGTGGAAGCGATTGCCTCGGGCCGGGGCATCGCCGCCCGGGCGCAGGGGGAGCTGGCGGGGCTTGATGCCAAAGCCATCTTCACCCATGCGCTGCGCGGGCATCCGCATGCCCGTGAGCTGGTGGCACATTCCGCCCGGACCCTGGCGCGTCTCATCGCCGATGTCAAAGCGGTGACGGATTGTCAGACCGTCGTTGTGGGCGGCAGCGTCGGGTTGGCGGAAGGGTATTTATCGCAGGTGGCTGAGTTTCTGGCGCAAGAGCCACCGGTTTATCACGTCAATCTTCGCCCGGCCTTTTATCGCAACGATGCGGGTTTATTGGGCGCGGCACTTTTGTCTCAAGGAGCACAACAATGA
- a CDS encoding DUF853 domain-containing protein, whose translation MSTPLLIARTLDKELFLLPGMANRHGLITGATGTGKTVTLQKLAESFSSIGVPVFMADVKGDLTGVAQEGTASEKLLERLKNIGVTDWQPQANPVVVWDIFGEKGHPVRATVSDLGPLLLARLLTLNEVQSGVLNIIFRIADDQGLLLLDFKDLRAITQYIGDNAKSFQNQYGNISPASVGAIQRGLLTLEQQGAEHFFGEPMLDIKDWMRTDSNGKGIINILSAEKLYQMPKLYAASLLWMLSELYEQLPEAGDLDKPKIVFFFDEAHLLFSDAPQVLLDKIEQVIRLIRSKGVGVYFVSQNPSDIPDNVLGQLGNRVQHALRAFTPKDQKAVKAAAQTMRANPAFDTEEAIQALGTGEALISFLDAKGSPSIVERAMVIAPFSRMGPVTDDERNALINHSPVYGKYEDEVDRESAFEMLQKGVQANTEQQQSPAAKGGNVAVDDGILGGLKDILFGSTGPRGGKRDGVVQTMAKSAARQVTNQIVRGMLGSLLGGRRR comes from the coding sequence ATGAGTACACCACTGCTGATTGCCCGGACGCTGGATAAAGAGCTGTTCTTGCTGCCAGGCATGGCGAACCGCCACGGGCTGATTACCGGCGCCACCGGGACGGGGAAAACCGTGACCCTGCAAAAGCTGGCGGAGTCATTTTCAAGTATCGGCGTGCCGGTTTTCATGGCCGACGTCAAAGGCGATTTAACCGGCGTCGCCCAGGAAGGCACAGCGTCAGAGAAACTGCTTGAGCGGCTGAAAAATATCGGCGTGACCGACTGGCAACCGCAGGCCAATCCGGTGGTGGTGTGGGATATTTTCGGTGAGAAAGGCCATCCGGTGCGCGCGACCGTCTCGGATCTCGGCCCGCTGCTGCTGGCGCGGTTGTTAACCCTTAACGAGGTCCAGTCTGGCGTGTTGAACATTATTTTCCGCATCGCCGACGATCAGGGTCTGCTGCTGCTCGATTTCAAAGATCTGCGCGCCATTACCCAGTACATCGGCGATAACGCCAAATCCTTCCAGAATCAGTACGGGAATATCAGCCCCGCCTCGGTCGGAGCCATCCAGCGCGGATTACTCACCCTCGAACAGCAGGGCGCGGAGCATTTCTTCGGCGAGCCAATGCTGGATATCAAAGACTGGATGCGTACCGACAGTAACGGCAAAGGCATCATTAACATTCTGAGCGCTGAAAAGCTTTACCAGATGCCGAAGCTCTATGCCGCCAGCCTGCTGTGGATGCTCTCGGAACTCTATGAACAGCTGCCGGAAGCGGGCGATCTGGATAAGCCTAAAATTGTCTTCTTCTTTGACGAGGCCCATCTCCTGTTCAGCGATGCCCCGCAGGTGCTGCTGGATAAAATCGAACAGGTGATTCGCCTGATCCGCTCCAAAGGCGTGGGCGTCTATTTTGTCTCGCAGAACCCGTCCGACATCCCGGATAATGTGCTGGGCCAGCTTGGGAATCGCGTGCAGCACGCGCTGCGTGCCTTTACGCCGAAAGATCAGAAAGCGGTGAAAGCGGCAGCGCAAACCATGCGCGCCAATCCGGCGTTTGATACGGAAGAGGCGATTCAGGCGCTGGGAACCGGCGAAGCGCTGATTTCATTCCTCGACGCCAAAGGCAGCCCGTCCATCGTTGAACGTGCGATGGTGATTGCCCCATTCTCGCGGATGGGGCCGGTGACGGACGACGAACGTAACGCCTTGATTAACCACTCGCCGGTCTACGGCAAATATGAGGATGAGGTGGATCGGGAATCCGCGTTCGAAATGCTGCAGAAAGGCGTCCAGGCGAACACAGAACAACAGCAGTCCCCTGCGGCCAAAGGCGGCAATGTCGCCGTGGACGACGGTATTCTCGGCGGTCTGAAAGACATTCTGTTTGGCAGCACCGGGCCACGTGGGGGTAAACGCGATGGCGTGGTGCAAACCATGGCCAAAAGCGCCGCGCGGCAGGTGACCAATCAGATTGTACGCGGCATGCTGGGGAGTTTACTGGGCGGTCGTCGCCGGTAG
- a CDS encoding glutamate synthase small subunit yields the protein MSQNVYQFIDLQRVDPPKKPLKIRKIEFVEIYEPFSEGQAKAQADRCLSCGNPYCEWKCPVHNYIPNWLKLANEGRIFEAAELSHQTNTLPEVCGRVCPQDRLCEGSCTLNDEFGAVTIGNIERYINDKAFEMGWRPDMTGVRQTDKRVAIIGAGPAGLACADVLTRNGVKAVVFDRHPEIGGLLTFGIPAFKLEKEVMTRRREIFTDMGIEFKLNIEVGRDIQIDDLLKDYDAVFLGVGTYQSMRGGLENEDAPGVFDALPFLIANTKQMMGFGETTAEPYVTMEGKRVVVLGGGDTAMDCVRTSIRQDATHVICAYRRDEENMPGSKREVKNAREEGVEFQFNVQPLGIEVNANGKVSGVKMARTEMGAPDAKGRRRAEIVAGSEHVVPADAVVMAFGFRPHSMEWLAKHSVELDSQGRVIAPEGNENAFQTSNPKIFAGGDIVRGSDLVVTAIAEGRKAADGIMNYLEV from the coding sequence ATGAGTCAGAACGTATACCAGTTTATCGACCTGCAGCGCGTTGATCCGCCAAAGAAACCGCTGAAGATCCGTAAAATTGAATTTGTTGAAATTTACGAGCCGTTTTCAGAAGGCCAGGCCAAAGCACAGGCAGACCGCTGCCTGTCCTGCGGTAACCCGTACTGCGAATGGAAATGCCCGGTTCACAACTACATTCCGAACTGGCTGAAGCTGGCCAACGAAGGACGCATTTTCGAAGCGGCGGAACTGTCGCACCAGACCAACACCCTGCCAGAAGTCTGTGGCCGCGTGTGTCCGCAGGACCGTCTGTGCGAAGGTTCCTGTACGCTGAACGACGAGTTTGGCGCGGTGACCATCGGCAACATCGAGCGCTATATCAACGATAAAGCGTTCGAAATGGGCTGGCGTCCGGACATGACCGGCGTGCGTCAGACGGACAAACGCGTGGCGATCATCGGCGCAGGTCCGGCAGGTCTGGCGTGTGCCGACGTGCTGACCCGCAACGGCGTCAAAGCGGTGGTGTTCGATCGTCATCCTGAGATCGGCGGCCTGCTGACCTTCGGCATCCCAGCCTTCAAGCTGGAAAAAGAGGTGATGACCCGCCGTCGCGAAATCTTCACTGACATGGGCATCGAGTTCAAACTGAACATCGAAGTGGGCCGTGACATTCAGATCGACGATCTGCTGAAAGATTACGATGCCGTGTTCCTCGGCGTCGGGACCTATCAGTCGATGCGCGGTGGGCTGGAAAACGAAGACGCACCGGGCGTGTTTGACGCCCTGCCGTTCCTGATTGCCAACACCAAGCAGATGATGGGCTTCGGTGAAACCACCGCTGAGCCGTACGTCACCATGGAAGGCAAACGCGTGGTAGTGCTGGGTGGCGGTGATACCGCGATGGACTGCGTACGCACCTCGATCCGTCAGGACGCAACGCACGTTATCTGCGCCTATCGTCGTGACGAAGAGAACATGCCGGGCTCCAAACGCGAAGTGAAAAACGCGCGTGAAGAGGGTGTGGAGTTCCAGTTCAACGTTCAGCCATTGGGCATCGAAGTGAATGCGAACGGCAAAGTCAGCGGCGTGAAAATGGCGCGTACCGAAATGGGCGCACCGGACGCCAAAGGCCGTCGTCGCGCAGAGATCGTGGCAGGTTCCGAGCACGTGGTTCCGGCTGATGCGGTGGTGATGGCGTTTGGTTTCCGTCCGCACAGCATGGAGTGGCTGGCGAAACACAGCGTCGAGCTGGATTCCCAGGGCCGCGTGATTGCGCCAGAAGGCAACGAGAACGCCTTCCAGACCAGCAACCCGAAAATCTTCGCCGGTGGCGATATCGTTCGCGGTTCAGATCTGGTGGTGACGGCGATTGCCGAAGGCCGCAAAGCGGCTGATGGGATCATGAATTACCTGGAAGTGTAA
- the nanQ gene encoding N-acetylneuraminate anomerase, with protein MMMGKASVLSGLHPVLAEALTQAISAWPQDKAPGRYELQGDDIFMNVMSFATQPPEQKKAELHEQYIDIQLLLAGEERILYGVAGSARQCEERHVEDDYQLCSAIEGMQRLDLKPGMYAVFMPGEPHKPGGVLKESEEIKKVVVKVRASLLDA; from the coding sequence ATGATGATGGGAAAAGCCAGTGTGCTGTCGGGATTACACCCCGTGCTGGCAGAGGCACTGACGCAGGCCATTTCGGCCTGGCCGCAGGACAAAGCGCCGGGGCGCTACGAGCTGCAGGGCGACGATATCTTTATGAACGTGATGTCGTTTGCCACGCAGCCGCCTGAGCAGAAAAAAGCTGAGTTGCATGAGCAATACATCGATATCCAGCTGTTGCTGGCGGGAGAGGAGCGTATTCTGTACGGCGTGGCAGGCTCAGCGCGTCAGTGTGAGGAGCGACATGTCGAGGACGATTACCAGTTATGTAGCGCTATCGAAGGGATGCAGCGGCTAGATTTGAAACCCGGCATGTACGCGGTCTTTATGCCTGGAGAGCCGCATAAACCTGGCGGCGTACTGAAGGAATCAGAAGAGATAAAGAAGGTGGTCGTTAAGGTGCGTGCCAGTTTGCTCGACGCATAA
- a CDS encoding TIGR01212 family radical SAM protein (This family includes YhcC from E. coli K-12, an uncharacterized radical SAM protein.) — translation MQLQKLVNMFGGDLSRRYGQKVHKLTLHGGFSCPNRDGTIGRGGCTFCNVASFADEAQQHNSIADQLSHQASLVNRAKQYLAYFQAYTSTFAEVQVLRSMYQQAVSQANIVGLCVGTRPDCVPEAVLDLLSEYKDLGYEIWLELGLQTAHDKTLRRINRGHDFACYQKTTRLARERGLKVCSHLIVGLPGEGQQQGLETLERVVETGVDGIKLHPLHIVTGSTMAKAWEAGRLNGIDLDEYTVTAGEMIRHTPPEVIYHRISASARRPTLLAPLWCENRWTGMVELDRYLNQHGVQGSALGTPWVSPLPATTAQ, via the coding sequence ATGCAGTTACAGAAATTAGTCAATATGTTTGGTGGGGATCTTTCACGCCGCTACGGCCAGAAGGTCCACAAGCTGACGCTGCACGGCGGTTTTAGCTGCCCAAATCGCGATGGCACCATCGGGCGTGGCGGCTGTACTTTCTGTAATGTGGCCTCTTTTGCCGACGAAGCGCAGCAGCACAACTCTATTGCCGACCAGCTTTCCCATCAGGCGAGCCTGGTCAATCGCGCGAAGCAGTATCTGGCCTATTTCCAGGCCTACACCAGCACCTTTGCGGAAGTGCAGGTGTTGCGCTCCATGTATCAGCAGGCCGTGAGCCAGGCCAATATCGTCGGTTTGTGTGTCGGTACGCGTCCGGACTGCGTCCCGGAAGCGGTGCTGGATCTGCTGAGCGAATATAAAGATCTGGGCTATGAAATCTGGCTTGAACTGGGCTTGCAGACCGCGCACGACAAAACGCTGCGCCGAATCAATCGTGGTCATGATTTTGCCTGCTATCAGAAAACAACAAGACTGGCCCGCGAGCGCGGTTTAAAAGTCTGCTCACATCTGATTGTCGGGCTGCCGGGCGAAGGCCAGCAGCAGGGGCTGGAAACTCTGGAAAGGGTCGTTGAGACGGGTGTCGACGGCATTAAGCTCCATCCGCTGCATATCGTTACCGGCAGCACTATGGCGAAAGCCTGGGAGGCCGGGCGATTAAATGGCATCGATCTGGACGAGTACACCGTGACGGCGGGAGAGATGATTCGCCATACGCCGCCGGAGGTGATTTACCACCGCATCTCCGCCAGCGCCCGCCGCCCAACGCTCCTCGCCCCGCTGTGGTGCGAAAACCGCTGGACGGGGATGGTCGAGCTGGATCGCTATTTGAATCAGCACGGCGTACAAGGCTCAGCGCTCGGCACGCCGTGGGTCTCCCCGCTACCGGCGACGACCGCCCAGTAA